In the genome of Magnolia sinica isolate HGM2019 chromosome 2, MsV1, whole genome shotgun sequence, one region contains:
- the LOC131232920 gene encoding pollen-specific protein C13-like: MAKILILIALCILPALVSGRPMRSNFMVQGRVYCDTCLAGFETSATTYISGAKVRLECRERESGQLTYAIEGKTAQSGMYEIPVSDDRGNDICEVALVSSPQSECATPMPGRERARVFLTQNNGIASYTRYANNLGFQKDAPIVGCSKLLKQYQEYDD; this comes from the exons ATGGCCAAGATATTGATTTTGATTGCTCTCTGTATCCTCCCGGCGCTCGTTAGCGGCAGGCCGATGAGAAGCAACTTCATGGTGCAAGGTCGGGTCTACTGCGACACTTGCCTTGCAGGCTTCGAAACAAGCGCCACCACTTACATCTCTG GTGCTAAAGTGAGGCTGGAATGCCGGGAGAGGGAGAGCGGGCAGCTAACATATGCCATTGAGGGGAAGACAGCCCAGAGTGGGATGTATGAGATCCCAGTTTCAGATGACCGCGGCAATGATATCTGTGAGGTAGCGCTCGTCAGCAGCCCACAGAGTGAGTGCGCCACACCCATGCCAGGCCGCGAGCGTGCCCGTGTTTTCCTTACCCAAAACAACGGCATTGCATCGTACACCAGATATGCCAATAACTTGGGCTTCCAGAAGGATGCCCCAATCGTTGGATGCTCAAAATTGCTCAAGCAATACCAAGAATATGATGACTAA